In Aliamphritea ceti, a single window of DNA contains:
- a CDS encoding M18 family aminopeptidase, whose translation MLKNEFNQRLFEFLAASPTPFHAVNEMRGRLQEAGFVELEEQNSWSVKSGGRYFFVRNESAIVAWQMPADGGLPERGFRMVGAHTDSPCLRVKPNPVLLRQGCVNLGVEVYGGVLLNPWFDRDLSLAGRVSYLAKDGELCSALVNFAKPIAIIPSLAIHLDRTANSDRSVNPQTDIPPLLAQVQVDGDEFDFKAVLKAELAREHIDDVDKILDYELSFYDIQGAGYVGLNEEFMASARLDNLLSCFIGLEALIEADSEQGALLICNDHEEVGSLSACGAQGPMLINLLERLLPDNEQRNIALANSMMVSADNAHAVHPNFADKHDANHGPKLNAGPVIKINNNQRYATNSETAAIFRNLADLEDVPVQSFVVRTDMGCGSTIGPITSGELGVKTIDVGAPQYAMHSIREICGSDDAVNLARILQRFFRMEKV comes from the coding sequence ATGCTTAAGAATGAATTTAATCAACGGCTATTTGAGTTTTTGGCGGCGTCTCCGACTCCTTTTCATGCGGTTAATGAAATGCGGGGCCGATTACAGGAAGCGGGTTTTGTTGAGCTGGAAGAGCAAAATAGCTGGTCGGTAAAGTCCGGTGGGCGGTATTTTTTTGTACGTAATGAATCAGCGATTGTTGCCTGGCAGATGCCTGCAGATGGTGGGTTGCCCGAACGGGGCTTCCGTATGGTTGGTGCTCATACAGATAGCCCGTGTTTACGGGTAAAGCCTAATCCTGTGTTATTACGTCAGGGTTGCGTCAATCTTGGTGTTGAGGTCTATGGCGGTGTGCTGTTAAATCCTTGGTTTGACCGGGATTTGTCGCTGGCAGGGCGGGTGAGCTATCTGGCAAAAGATGGTGAGCTATGTAGCGCGTTGGTGAACTTCGCAAAACCAATTGCCATAATTCCGAGTCTGGCAATTCACCTGGATCGAACGGCTAACAGCGATCGCAGTGTTAATCCACAAACAGATATTCCACCATTACTTGCACAGGTGCAGGTTGATGGTGATGAGTTTGATTTTAAGGCCGTACTAAAGGCTGAGCTTGCCCGTGAGCATATTGATGATGTCGATAAAATACTGGATTACGAGCTGAGTTTTTATGACATACAAGGCGCCGGATATGTGGGGCTGAATGAAGAGTTTATGGCGTCTGCACGGCTGGATAATTTGCTGAGTTGCTTTATTGGGCTTGAAGCTTTGATTGAAGCTGATTCTGAGCAGGGCGCTTTGCTGATATGTAATGATCATGAAGAAGTTGGCAGCTTGAGTGCCTGTGGTGCGCAGGGGCCAATGCTGATTAATCTGCTGGAGCGTTTACTGCCGGATAATGAACAGCGAAATATCGCATTGGCAAATTCAATGATGGTGTCTGCTGACAATGCTCACGCGGTTCATCCAAACTTTGCGGACAAGCATGATGCTAACCATGGCCCTAAGCTGAATGCGGGTCCGGTTATTAAAATCAATAATAACCAGCGCTATGCAACTAATAGTGAAACGGCGGCAATATTCCGTAATCTGGCTGACCTTGAAGACGTGCCAGTACAGAGTTTTGTAGTGCGTACTGATATGGGCTGCGGCAGTACAATCGGCCCTATTACTTCCGGCGAGCTGGGTGTAAAGACTATTGATGTTGGTGCGCCGCAGTATGCTATGCACTCAATCCGGGAAATATGTGGCAGTGATGACGCAGTTAATCTTGCGCGTATTCTGCAGCGTTTTTTCCGTATGGAGAAAGTGTGA
- a CDS encoding DMT family transporter — translation MVWLSIFLVFMAGAMLPLQAGINSQLARASGHAIWASGFSFVMGTLVLLSIFLVMRLPWPGIMQLKEAPASAWTGGLMGAFFVTCMAFFAPKLGATTLLALVIAGQIIMSLALDHFGAAGYIQQEITLPRILGVLLIAAGIFLVKEY, via the coding sequence ATGGTCTGGCTAAGTATTTTTCTGGTTTTTATGGCGGGCGCAATGCTGCCGTTACAGGCAGGCATCAACTCTCAGCTAGCCCGGGCAAGCGGACATGCAATCTGGGCATCGGGCTTTTCATTTGTGATGGGGACACTGGTATTACTGAGTATATTTTTAGTGATGCGACTACCATGGCCAGGCATTATGCAATTAAAGGAAGCCCCTGCTTCAGCTTGGACTGGCGGCCTGATGGGCGCTTTCTTTGTAACCTGTATGGCTTTCTTCGCACCTAAACTGGGTGCAACTACTCTTTTAGCTTTGGTAATAGCTGGCCAGATTATAATGTCTCTGGCGCTGGACCATTTCGGGGCCGCGGGGTATATCCAGCAAGAGATAACCCTGCCGAGAATATTAGGTGTACTGTTGATTGCTGCCGGCATCTTTCTGGTCAAAGAATATTAG
- a CDS encoding winged helix-turn-helix domain-containing protein produces MAGITELSTAQAQKLVLLAQGLHRPCGKGVNGVLQAIGQLGYVQIDSISVIQRAHHHTLWNRVADYSQEHLDALLAERKVFEYWSHAAAYLPMSDYRFSLPRKRAIATGDKHWFDRDDRLMREIRGRIASEGPLMARDFEHPRRENAGWWDWKPAKKALEQLFMEGELMAVERRGFQKVYDLTERALPAEVDTSVPDEGEYLRYLITRYLSANAFAKPEHCCYLLKGMLRPIRQKVAEMLAEGNLIKLRIGGKKSSEEYVALANVTDDLAKRIPADQVRILSPFDNLLIQRKRTQALFDFDYQLECYVPEAKRRFGYFALPLMSGRRFIGRMDVKTDRKEGCMRVRHLHFEESVSEDCLDALCASLQTFMAFNHVADFRIEKLTGMSLSVVEFAKRLQI; encoded by the coding sequence ATGGCGGGAATTACCGAGCTGAGTACTGCGCAGGCGCAGAAGCTGGTATTGCTGGCGCAAGGATTACACAGGCCTTGTGGTAAGGGCGTAAACGGAGTTTTACAGGCGATTGGCCAGTTAGGTTACGTGCAGATTGATTCGATATCGGTCATTCAGCGTGCACATCATCATACCTTATGGAACCGGGTAGCTGATTATAGTCAGGAGCATCTGGACGCGTTATTGGCAGAACGGAAGGTATTTGAATACTGGTCCCATGCTGCTGCTTATTTGCCAATGAGCGACTACCGTTTCAGTTTGCCGCGTAAACGTGCAATTGCAACCGGGGATAAGCACTGGTTTGATCGTGATGATCGTCTGATGCGGGAGATTAGAGGTCGAATAGCGTCAGAAGGTCCGTTGATGGCCAGAGATTTTGAGCATCCCCGCCGTGAGAACGCTGGCTGGTGGGATTGGAAACCGGCGAAAAAGGCGCTTGAACAGCTATTTATGGAAGGTGAGTTGATGGCAGTGGAACGGCGTGGCTTTCAGAAGGTTTATGATCTTACTGAGCGCGCTTTGCCAGCTGAAGTGGATACTTCAGTTCCTGATGAGGGTGAATATTTACGCTATTTGATCACCCGCTATTTATCGGCTAATGCCTTCGCAAAGCCAGAGCATTGCTGTTACTTATTAAAGGGGATGCTGCGTCCGATCAGGCAGAAAGTCGCCGAAATGTTGGCGGAAGGTAACCTTATTAAGCTGCGTATCGGTGGCAAAAAAAGCTCTGAAGAGTATGTGGCACTGGCAAATGTAACGGACGATCTGGCGAAGCGTATTCCGGCTGATCAGGTGAGAATACTGTCACCTTTCGATAACTTGCTGATACAGCGTAAACGTACCCAGGCGCTGTTTGATTTCGATTATCAACTGGAGTGCTATGTGCCGGAAGCCAAGCGTCGCTTTGGATATTTTGCTTTACCTTTAATGTCCGGGAGGAGGTTTATCGGACGTATGGATGTAAAAACTGATCGTAAAGAAGGTTGTATGCGTGTGCGGCATCTACATTTTGAAGAGTCAGTATCTGAGGACTGTCTGGATGCTCTGTGTGCATCTTTACAGACTTTTATGGCATTCAATCATGTGGCGGATTTTCGAATTGAAAAGCTGACAGGGATGAGTTTGTCTGTTGTAGAGTTTGCAAAGCGTTTGCAGATTTAA
- the ycaO gene encoding 30S ribosomal protein S12 methylthiotransferase accessory factor YcaO, which yields MTMIPGKDAPLEESIEKMSSQLEALGFDIEQAQWLNPVPNVWSVLIRDRNCPLLFTNGKGTSKDAALASALGEYFERLSCNSFFTDYYLGEEVAESDFVHYPSERWFEVSGDEIPDGLFDEPTLQHYNLHDDLTAPGLIDTNSGNAGRGICAIPFIRQRTGNEVWIPVNIIGNLYISNGAAAGNSVAEARVQALSEIFERHIKNTIITSGISLPEIPEHIINRYPQVVDALAALRDYGFVVLVRDASLGGKYPMVNVTLINPDDGGCCASFGAHPKFEVALERTVTELLRGRALNSLTDFPSPSFNLSDVADSQNLEAHFIDSSGVVAWDLFSRDTDYEFVEWNVEGDSQAEFEHLCNLIHKVDMDIYIADYEHLNVYTCRIIVPGMSEIYPVDDLVSNNNNAGVEYRESLLDLANFDKDQGADLLVDMNTEGFDDQQLVAELIGVVADKGTAWNTLRIGELKCLLHLQQGNFADALAWCGWQLKNAQLHESRELLYRCLFQCLQFALDAERDFDDYSGLLEQVYGKTLMARVAEMLAGEKIFKDFTASSLSLEGFTNHQKMLEIYDRLQSAKRLAG from the coding sequence ATGACGATGATTCCCGGAAAAGATGCGCCCTTAGAGGAGTCGATTGAAAAAATGTCTTCTCAGTTAGAGGCTCTGGGCTTCGATATTGAGCAGGCTCAATGGCTCAATCCAGTACCGAATGTCTGGTCTGTCCTTATCCGTGACCGCAACTGCCCGCTTTTATTTACCAACGGCAAAGGCACCAGTAAAGATGCTGCGTTGGCCAGTGCGTTGGGTGAGTATTTCGAACGTCTTAGCTGTAACTCTTTTTTTACTGATTATTATCTTGGTGAAGAAGTTGCTGAAAGCGACTTTGTTCATTATCCCAGCGAGCGTTGGTTTGAAGTCAGTGGCGATGAAATACCAGACGGTTTGTTCGATGAACCAACACTGCAGCACTATAACCTGCACGATGATTTAACCGCACCGGGGCTTATCGATACTAACTCGGGTAATGCGGGGCGGGGTATCTGCGCTATTCCGTTTATTCGTCAGCGTACCGGCAATGAAGTCTGGATTCCGGTAAACATTATTGGCAATTTGTATATCAGTAATGGTGCTGCTGCAGGTAACAGTGTTGCAGAAGCAAGAGTACAGGCACTGTCTGAGATTTTTGAACGTCATATTAAGAATACGATTATAACTTCCGGTATCAGTTTGCCGGAAATTCCCGAGCATATAATTAACCGCTATCCGCAGGTTGTAGATGCTCTGGCAGCTTTGCGCGATTATGGGTTTGTCGTGCTGGTCCGTGATGCTTCCCTTGGCGGTAAGTATCCGATGGTTAACGTTACCCTGATAAATCCTGATGATGGCGGCTGTTGTGCGTCATTCGGTGCGCACCCTAAGTTTGAAGTGGCACTGGAAAGGACTGTGACCGAATTGCTGCGTGGTAGGGCACTTAATTCGCTGACTGACTTCCCGTCACCAAGTTTTAATCTTTCGGATGTGGCTGATTCTCAGAATCTTGAAGCCCATTTTATTGATTCGAGCGGTGTTGTTGCCTGGGATCTGTTTTCGCGGGATACAGATTACGAGTTTGTTGAATGGAACGTGGAAGGCGACAGTCAGGCTGAATTCGAACACTTGTGTAATCTGATTCATAAAGTCGACATGGATATTTATATTGCCGATTACGAGCATCTGAACGTGTATACCTGTCGGATTATTGTACCGGGAATGTCTGAAATTTATCCGGTAGATGATCTTGTGTCGAATAATAATAATGCGGGTGTCGAGTACCGGGAGAGCTTGCTGGATCTGGCAAACTTCGATAAAGATCAGGGCGCTGATCTGTTGGTAGATATGAATACCGAAGGCTTTGATGATCAGCAGTTGGTCGCAGAGCTGATAGGTGTTGTTGCAGATAAAGGTACCGCCTGGAATACGCTGCGGATCGGTGAGCTAAAATGTCTGTTGCACTTGCAGCAGGGTAATTTTGCGGATGCGCTGGCCTGGTGTGGCTGGCAGCTGAAGAACGCTCAGTTGCATGAGTCGCGTGAATTGCTTTACCGGTGCTTGTTTCAGTGTTTACAGTTTGCTTTGGATGCTGAACGGGACTTTGACGATTACAGCGGTCTGCTTGAACAGGTATATGGAAAAACGCTGATGGCCCGGGTGGCAGAGATGCTGGCCGGAGAAAAGATCTTTAAAGATTTTACAGCCAGTAGTCTGAGTCTGGAAGGTTTTACGAATCATCAGAAAATGCTGGAAATCTATGACCGGCTTCAGTCTGCTAAGCGTCTCGCTGGCTGA
- a CDS encoding Wadjet anti-phage system protein JetA family protein yields MLFNKLPEDLFLPLAGQNRQIYQAVLLDLADQFFDEDLVDPFVPKDLIRSSIEDTVVKLGVRRWEPEDNDSEAEQEAPRSTAEYTSRIYRRLVVTGWLEEEQRIYRTFVLLSPANSYLLRTLVSINNLEKRSYGGAVLNVLSSLEAAINDPAGRGITLQEAAQTASDFSAHLTDMMLGLRELKISLAATKNPQEIVRNFFDHFVAHILVSDYKTLKTKNNPFRFRRQILSQLRELQFDTTKVALLSTHYQEQFETNYDDAEAMVHSHINRIIRIFESVDQRLATIDDFRYRLEKRVADTVRYMDKTTPGMSARLSRVISDAAQLDQRKLPKLQTLEETGFLSPGSVRAPVRRRVATKPRVIQQDIIDPRVLEMRQLFKEYKARREVRPERIEDYIERHLLGENEISAGQFTIDSIEDYICFSYLRHMRSLGKKGRNTANKYDIQFSDKYVNVADMVECRDFSIQRR; encoded by the coding sequence ATGCTTTTTAACAAGCTTCCCGAAGACCTGTTCCTGCCACTTGCCGGGCAGAACCGTCAAATCTATCAGGCGGTATTGCTCGATCTTGCTGATCAGTTCTTCGATGAAGATCTGGTTGATCCTTTTGTTCCTAAAGATCTGATTCGCTCCTCCATTGAAGACACCGTTGTTAAGCTGGGTGTACGTCGTTGGGAACCTGAAGATAATGATTCAGAAGCCGAACAGGAAGCGCCACGTTCTACTGCGGAATATACCAGTCGTATCTATCGCCGGCTGGTGGTAACTGGCTGGCTGGAAGAAGAACAGCGTATTTACCGTACCTTTGTATTGTTATCACCGGCGAACAGTTACCTGTTACGTACGCTGGTATCGATTAATAATCTGGAAAAACGCAGTTACGGCGGCGCAGTACTAAACGTGCTGAGTTCACTGGAAGCTGCGATTAATGATCCGGCCGGGCGGGGGATTACCCTGCAGGAAGCGGCGCAGACCGCCTCTGACTTCAGTGCTCACCTGACGGATATGATGTTGGGTTTACGTGAGCTGAAAATCAGCTTGGCAGCGACAAAGAATCCACAGGAAATTGTACGTAACTTTTTCGATCATTTCGTTGCGCATATTCTGGTATCAGATTACAAAACCCTGAAGACCAAGAACAACCCTTTCCGCTTTCGCCGTCAGATTCTGAGTCAGCTACGTGAACTGCAGTTCGATACGACAAAGGTTGCGTTGCTAAGTACGCATTATCAGGAACAGTTCGAAACCAACTATGACGACGCTGAAGCAATGGTGCATAGTCATATCAACCGTATTATCCGAATTTTTGAATCGGTTGATCAGCGTTTAGCGACCATTGATGATTTCCGTTACCGCCTTGAGAAACGTGTAGCGGACACCGTTCGTTACATGGATAAAACTACACCGGGTATGAGTGCGCGTTTGTCGCGGGTTATCTCTGATGCGGCGCAGCTTGATCAGCGTAAGTTACCAAAGCTGCAAACACTGGAAGAAACCGGGTTTCTGTCTCCGGGCAGTGTTCGGGCACCGGTCAGACGGCGGGTGGCAACTAAACCGCGGGTTATTCAGCAGGATATTATTGATCCGCGGGTGCTAGAGATGCGCCAGCTATTTAAAGAATATAAAGCCCGCCGGGAAGTTCGCCCGGAAAGGATTGAAGATTATATCGAACGTCACTTGCTGGGTGAGAATGAGATCTCAGCCGGTCAGTTTACGATCGACAGTATCGAAGACTACATCTGCTTCAGTTATCTGAGGCATATGCGCTCCCTGGGTAAGAAGGGGCGCAATACCGCCAATAAATATGATATTCAGTTCAGCGATAAGTATGTCAACGTCGCCGATATGGTTGAGTGTCGCGACTTCAGTATTCAGAGACGATAA
- a CDS encoding FKBP-type peptidyl-prolyl cis-trans isomerase yields the protein MFKQIKIAVVAGVLGSVMLLAGCSDNQDEAEFRRQLIEKALNDDVKKEGVAFLLENKLKPDVQVTDDGLQYVVLQSGSGAKPHIKDSVKVHYQGWRIGGELFESTLSQEEPALLPLSGVIKGLRKALLRMPEGAKWKVFLPSELAYGAISPNEKIPANSALIFEIELLEIVPALQAE from the coding sequence ATGTTTAAACAGATTAAAATAGCTGTGGTTGCGGGTGTGTTGGGCAGTGTTATGCTGCTGGCTGGTTGTAGTGATAACCAGGATGAGGCGGAGTTTCGGCGGCAGTTAATTGAAAAAGCCCTCAATGATGATGTGAAGAAGGAAGGTGTGGCTTTTTTGCTAGAAAACAAGCTAAAGCCAGATGTGCAGGTAACCGATGATGGTCTGCAATATGTCGTCTTACAGTCAGGCAGCGGGGCTAAACCGCATATAAAGGACAGTGTAAAGGTTCATTACCAGGGATGGCGGATTGGTGGCGAGTTATTTGAGAGTACTCTGAGTCAGGAAGAGCCTGCTTTATTACCTCTGAGTGGTGTCATTAAAGGTTTACGGAAAGCTTTGCTAAGAATGCCGGAAGGGGCTAAGTGGAAAGTGTTTTTACCCTCGGAGCTGGCATATGGAGCGATTAGTCCGAACGAAAAAATTCCGGCTAACTCCGCACTGATATTTGAAATTGAATTATTGGAGATAGTGCCTGCGCTGCAGGCAGAATGA
- a CDS encoding carboxy terminal-processing peptidase has product MSTSQFAMRIKQATLGGLILLLSSLPAHAAVSPNLTPEPVHSQVIRDIASSLVDDHYSDITVDDNLSSKVLDSFVDNLDPSKAYFFADDIKSFEPYRTLLDDQIKAGNLDAGFEIFNRYQQRITERLTFLISRLERTDMGIDFTVDESLMTDRTKSDWTTNQADMDEFWRKRLKSMLLNLKLAGKDIAGAKETLLKRYKNQLTRVEQTNPEDVFQSYANAFAQQFDPHTQYFSPRRSENFNINMSLSLEGIGAVLQTENENTKIVRLVPAGPAEKTGQIKPADVIVGVGQGTTGEVQDIIGWRLDEVVALIRGPKGTTVRLEVIPADADDGTRRIVSIIRNKVKLEEQSAQKRVIELDRDGSTYRLGVISIPTFYIDFNALKSGDANYKSTTRDVEKLIKELQREDKIDGLIVDLRDNGGGSLREANELVGLFINRGPTVQIRDQQGRVNILQDSNPKVVYHGPMAVLVNRLSASASEIFAGAIQDYQRGIIVGNQTFGKGTVQTLSPLRQGQLKLTHAKFYRISGDSTQHKGVVPDIRFPSLYDIEEIGESALDGALPWDQVHPVPHRQFISLTGTLPELTARHKARIETDPDFRYMQAQIDRITEIKNDNLITLNEAMLQAERDASEAWQLNVENQRRSAKQLPALDKLSDLEATLEKDSQGRIINPEAEAILAETGRILLDVISVTYKKFLAKQ; this is encoded by the coding sequence TTGAGCACCAGCCAGTTTGCAATGCGTATAAAACAAGCCACTCTTGGCGGCCTGATTCTGCTGCTTAGCAGCCTACCCGCTCACGCTGCTGTAAGCCCGAATCTGACACCTGAACCCGTACATAGTCAGGTAATACGTGATATCGCCAGCTCACTGGTTGATGACCATTATTCAGACATTACTGTTGACGATAACCTGTCCAGTAAAGTACTCGACAGCTTTGTTGATAACCTCGATCCAAGCAAAGCCTATTTCTTTGCCGATGATATAAAAAGCTTCGAGCCTTACCGCACACTGCTGGACGACCAGATAAAAGCAGGTAATCTCGATGCCGGTTTTGAGATTTTTAATCGCTATCAACAGCGCATTACCGAACGACTGACATTTCTTATTTCACGCCTGGAAAGAACCGACATGGGTATCGACTTTACAGTCGACGAGTCCCTAATGACGGATCGCACCAAAAGCGACTGGACAACCAACCAGGCTGACATGGATGAATTCTGGCGTAAGCGCCTTAAAAGCATGCTTCTGAATCTGAAACTGGCAGGAAAAGACATTGCCGGTGCTAAGGAAACACTGCTTAAGCGTTATAAAAACCAACTCACCCGTGTCGAGCAGACAAATCCGGAAGATGTTTTCCAAAGCTATGCCAATGCATTTGCACAGCAGTTTGATCCACACACCCAATACTTTTCGCCACGCCGCTCTGAGAACTTCAACATCAACATGAGCCTTTCCCTGGAAGGCATTGGCGCGGTTCTTCAGACAGAAAACGAAAACACTAAGATTGTTCGCCTGGTACCTGCAGGTCCGGCCGAAAAAACCGGTCAGATTAAACCAGCCGATGTAATTGTTGGTGTCGGCCAGGGCACCACCGGTGAAGTACAGGATATTATTGGCTGGCGTCTGGATGAAGTGGTTGCGCTGATCCGCGGCCCTAAAGGCACGACTGTTCGCCTTGAAGTTATCCCGGCAGATGCAGATGACGGCACTCGCCGAATCGTTTCTATTATACGTAACAAGGTCAAGCTGGAAGAGCAGTCTGCACAGAAACGCGTCATTGAACTGGACCGGGACGGCAGCACTTATCGTCTTGGCGTGATCAGCATTCCAACGTTCTACATTGACTTTAATGCACTGAAATCAGGCGACGCCAACTATAAAAGCACCACCCGTGACGTAGAGAAGCTGATCAAAGAACTGCAACGTGAAGATAAAATCGACGGTCTGATTGTCGATTTACGGGACAATGGCGGCGGCTCTCTGCGCGAAGCCAACGAACTGGTAGGTCTGTTCATCAATCGCGGACCAACAGTTCAGATTCGAGACCAGCAAGGCCGGGTTAACATTCTGCAAGACTCTAACCCCAAAGTGGTCTATCACGGTCCAATGGCAGTTCTGGTCAACCGCCTGAGCGCGTCAGCCTCCGAGATTTTTGCCGGTGCCATCCAGGATTACCAACGCGGCATCATTGTAGGCAACCAAACCTTCGGTAAAGGTACAGTACAAACCCTGTCTCCACTACGTCAGGGTCAGCTAAAACTGACCCATGCCAAGTTTTACCGGATTTCCGGCGACAGCACCCAACACAAAGGTGTCGTTCCTGATATTCGCTTTCCATCTCTTTATGACATAGAAGAAATTGGCGAAAGCGCCCTCGATGGTGCACTTCCCTGGGATCAGGTACATCCGGTTCCTCACCGTCAATTCATTAGCCTTACAGGCACACTGCCCGAACTGACTGCACGTCACAAAGCACGTATTGAAACAGATCCGGACTTCCGCTACATGCAGGCACAGATCGATCGTATTACAGAAATAAAGAACGACAACCTGATCACCCTCAACGAAGCAATGCTTCAGGCTGAACGCGATGCGTCCGAAGCCTGGCAGTTAAATGTTGAGAATCAGCGCCGCTCTGCCAAGCAGTTACCAGCTCTGGACAAACTGTCCGATCTGGAAGCTACTCTGGAGAAGGATTCCCAGGGCCGCATAATTAATCCTGAAGCTGAAGCCATTCTGGCCGAAACAGGAAGAATACTGCTGGATGTTATTTCTGTTACCTACAAGAAATTCCTGGCCAAGCAATAA
- the rpsA gene encoding 30S ribosomal protein S1: protein MSESFAELFEESLQHVDMTPGTLVMGEVIDIDSDWVTVNAGLKSEAIIARNQFLNDANELEIQVGDMVKVALESVEDGSGETRLSREKAKRSEAWEVLQSAFDAEETVKGYISGKVKGGFTVNVNNIQGFLPGSLVDVRPVRDVDHLEGKELEFKLIKLDQKRNNIVVSRRAVLQEANSAQRDELLATLEEGQEVKGYVKNLTNYGAFVDLGGVDGLLHITDMAWKRISHPSDMLTPGDEITVKIIKFDKENNRLSLGLKQLSEDPWASIKARYPAGSKVEARVTNLTDYGCFASIEDGVEGLVHVSEMSWTNKNIHPSKVVQVGDAVEVMILDVDEDRRRISLGIKQCAANPWTTFAEQYAAGDKVTGSIKTITDFGIFVGLENDLDGLVHMSDISWDADNETALRGYKKSEEVEAVILSIDAEKERISLGIKQLESDPFSEYAAANEKGTIVTGTVKSVDAKAAVIELAEGIEGVLKASDISVDRIEDATTVLKEGETVEAKIVNLDRRNRAITLSIKAKDQAEEKAAIKAVSDKPVETAGPTTIGDLIKAQMEAKK from the coding sequence ATGTCCGAAAGCTTTGCTGAGTTATTTGAAGAATCCCTGCAACACGTTGATATGACGCCTGGCACCCTGGTAATGGGTGAAGTTATCGATATCGATAGCGACTGGGTTACTGTTAACGCTGGCCTGAAGTCTGAAGCAATCATTGCTCGCAACCAGTTCCTGAACGATGCTAACGAACTTGAAATTCAAGTTGGTGACATGGTTAAGGTTGCTCTGGAAAGCGTTGAAGACGGCAGCGGCGAAACTCGTCTGTCTCGTGAAAAAGCTAAGCGTTCAGAAGCTTGGGAAGTACTGCAGAGTGCATTCGATGCTGAAGAAACTGTTAAAGGTTACATCAGCGGCAAGGTTAAAGGTGGTTTCACCGTTAACGTTAACAACATTCAAGGCTTCCTGCCGGGTTCTCTGGTAGACGTGCGTCCAGTACGCGACGTTGACCACCTGGAAGGTAAAGAGCTTGAATTTAAGCTGATCAAGCTGGACCAGAAGCGTAACAACATCGTTGTATCTCGTCGTGCGGTTCTGCAAGAAGCTAACAGCGCGCAGCGTGATGAACTACTGGCTACTCTTGAAGAAGGCCAGGAAGTTAAGGGTTACGTTAAGAACCTGACCAACTACGGTGCATTCGTAGATCTGGGCGGTGTTGACGGCCTGCTGCACATCACTGACATGGCTTGGAAGCGTATCTCTCACCCAAGTGACATGCTGACTCCAGGTGATGAAATCACTGTTAAGATCATCAAGTTTGACAAAGAGAACAACCGTTTGTCTCTGGGTCTGAAGCAACTGAGCGAAGATCCATGGGCGTCTATCAAGGCTCGTTACCCAGCAGGTAGCAAGGTTGAAGCTCGTGTTACTAACCTGACTGACTACGGTTGCTTCGCATCTATCGAAGACGGCGTTGAAGGTCTGGTACACGTTTCCGAAATGTCTTGGACTAACAAAAACATCCACCCATCTAAGGTTGTACAGGTAGGTGATGCTGTTGAAGTTATGATCCTGGACGTAGATGAAGATCGTCGTCGTATCTCCCTGGGTATCAAGCAGTGTGCTGCTAACCCATGGACTACTTTCGCTGAGCAATATGCTGCTGGCGATAAAGTGACTGGTTCTATTAAGACCATCACTGACTTCGGTATCTTCGTTGGTCTGGAAAACGATCTGGACGGTCTGGTTCACATGTCTGACATCTCTTGGGATGCTGACAACGAAACAGCTCTGCGCGGCTACAAGAAGAGCGAAGAAGTTGAAGCCGTTATCCTGTCTATTGATGCTGAGAAAGAGCGTATCTCTCTGGGTATCAAGCAGCTGGAAAGCGATCCGTTCTCTGAGTACGCTGCAGCTAACGAAAAAGGTACAATTGTTACCGGTACCGTTAAGTCTGTAGACGCTAAAGCAGCTGTTATCGAACTGGCTGAAGGCATCGAAGGCGTACTGAAAGCATCTGACATCAGTGTTGATCGTATCGAAGATGCGACTACAGTTCTGAAAGAAGGCGAAACAGTAGAAGCTAAGATCGTTAACCTGGATCGTCGTAACCGTGCGATTACTTTGTCTATCAAGGCTAAAGATCAGGCTGAAGAGAAAGCTGCGATCAAGGCTGTTAGTGATAAGCCAGTTGAAACTGCTGGTCCTACCACTATCGGTGACCTGATCAAGGCACAGATGGAAGCTAAGAAGTAA